The sequence CAACAAGTAATCTTCAGAAATTCTGGAATACGAACAGACATCCTATAAGAGTTACTTATAAATCTGAATGAAAATTGAATTCATTatcatgaaataaagaaaaattcacaagaTTACTTCAATTATTTTCAGCCTACAACTTCTCACATCATTCCTTTGCTTCTTCATCTTAGATAAATGATTcccaaaaaaatatttctgtttttttatattttaatttccatacaTATTTAGGAAAAGCCATTACAATATATTCAATGTGCACTAAATAGTAAAACCAGTGGGAGAACTATTTCTACAAATATGAATTAGGTGACTGACAAACCAAAATGGGGAAATGATACAGTATTTTCCTTGTGATGCTCTAAAACACTTGTCAGCTGATGACCCATTAGAGTTGGTGGTGGGGCACAAGTCCATGCACAAGACAAGATATTGTGGGTTTATCAAAGGCTGATGTAACATTGGTCATAATGTGTCATGGAATCTTGCTCACAAAATGGGTGCTGGAGGCTAAACATACAGTGTAGTAGTAATTATGCAAAACCGTAGATTCATACATAtgcattaataaaggaaaaaataattgtggGGAATTGCtcaaaatgttccaacatttcaCACCTGttctcattttgttctttgaatttcattgcattctaattattttctaaagaacAGTGATAGTGTGATAGTATCACACAAGTGAACATAAAATGTTTCAttgtgaaaaatgaattaatcCATCCCTGATGGTTTCAGTGACAGAGCGATTGCTGATGTCTCTATCAATGGCTTCTCCACCAATCCAGTTAAAAACTTAAAGGACCACAAAAGAGAATGAAACCAGGTTCTTCATTGTATGCCATCTAAGGAAAAAGGCAACTATTTCCTAAAAACATGACATAGTTGCAGTTAGTCCCTGAGCTTTTGTCCTTGGCAACATGCCAGAAAAGCTTCCTTGGAGACTGGTCCCCAGGGAAGAGCAATGTTGTGTTATCCTGAATCCTCAGTTATTATGAGGTGCCCTGCAAAAACAAACGAGACATACTCTGCTCCACTTGTGTTCACAACAGCTGCCTGAATTCCCTTTCAGACACAACTTTCTGCAGATTTTCTGCGTGACCAGTGCCTTCACAAATTCTAAgttcagattttctctttttcaactcAGAATAAAGTGAGATGAGTGgccaaatatttataaatgatttaaCTCAAAGGAAAGAGTACATTGCAGAAATTTTTGACTCaaatagttttcatattttatttgtgagAAAAAGCTGAGGTTGACAAGGTTCTTGCCTGATAATATTGGAAGAAGGTTTGTTTTTCCACAACCATCTTTGGCTCTTGGTAAGTATTACTTTCAaaatttaagagttttatttaGGATCAGATAAAAGAGGGTATTACCAGAAAAGTATACATACACAAATCACTTAAACCTTACCCCAAATAATGCCAGATTCTGTGAGACCAGAAGTATAGCATTGATGAAATTATGTTCTACAAGTAagataaatgttataaaaatatattctttggagaaattagatTTTGAATATTATACCTCAGAAAACATATCTTCTGGAAGTGAATACTAATATCTGGTGTGTAATTTTGATCTCCTACATTTGAAATTTGTTTGTGattacaattaaataattttctaaaaaaaacagtaaatgatgcattaaaattctttttgtaatattattatacattaaccattttctttacattttctgaaatcaTAAAGAGAAACACAGTAAAATAAGCCTATTCTCTGAAGTCTCTGTCTTGGTAGAATGAGAGAGTTAACATTTAATAGCTATGACTCTCAATAAGTTATGCAAACAGTCTGTGCCCTTTATCTCACTTAGAAATGTGGTTAATAGTAGCACTCCTAACATAATATTCCCATGTgaagtaaatatattaataagaaaaagcttTTGGAAGAATGTCAGGCTTACTCTAATTACACAAAATGATAGTTTATATTATATCACACCAAAGGGTCAATGTATGCCCATTTCTGTATTTTGGGATCAAATTTATATTCCCCATTACATTCTGTAAACCAATTgttgttataaatttttatatactaatgtAATATATAAGTTGACATTTATGAACTCATTCCTGCCAGGTATCACCTTTCTCCACAGTTTGAAGCAGTGGACAGAATGGACAGAAGGAATAACACACATGTGTCTGACTTCATCCTTATGGGGCTGACAGAATCTGAAGAGATCCAGCTGGTCCTCTGTATCATATTTCTCATCATATACCTGGTCAGTGTGCTGGGAAACACAGGGATGATACTAATCATCCACCTGGATATCCAGCttcacacccccatgtactttttTCTCAGTCACCTGTCATTTCTTGACCTTACTTACTCAACAGCCATCACACCTAAAACTTTACAGAACTTACTGACCTCCACGAAGCACATTTCATACATAAGCTGCTTCACCCAAATgtacttttttatcttcttgggtgctgttgaatgttttcttctctccttgaTGGCATATGATCGCTATGTAGCTATCTGCAATCCTCTGCACTACTCTGTTGTTATGTCCAAAAGACTCTGCTACTCCCTCATCTTTGGGTCCTATTTCATTGGCTTTACAGAATCAATTGCCAATGTTCTTTGCATTAGCAGACTGGATTTCTGTGACTCCAATGTAAtccatcactttttctgtgacatCTCTCCAATCCTAGACCTGTCCTGCACTGACACACGTGGTGTGGAAATCATGATATTCATTTTTGCTGGCTCTACTCTAATGGTTTCTCTTATCACAATATCTGTGTCTTACCTGTCTATTCTGGCTACTGTACTGAAAATTACTTCCACTTCAGGAAAGCGAAAAGCCTTCTCTACATGTGCCTCCCATCTCCTGGGAGTCACCATCTTTTATGGCACtaccatttttacatatttaaaaccaCGCAAGTCCTATACCTTGGGCAAAGATCAAGTGGCTTCTGTGTTTTATACTATTGTGATTCCCATGctgaatccactcatttacagccttaggaataaagaagtgaaaaatgctCTCAAAAGACTCATGCAGAAGAGACAGAACTTCAGGCAATTAAAGTAACATCATTTTTAAACAGTtaacttttctctcctttcctgtggagtattttcttgttctctccaaaaagcaatgaagtcctttcatttgtttgtatttctgttgaaCCATTCCTTACTTAATCAAATATAATATTGGCCATCTCCAAAGGCATGTCCTTTGAAATTCATATTATAATTACAAgccataaaatatgtgttaaaaacATGGCCCATTGTTTTTAAGGGCAACTTATcctcaaaatgagaaaatattaatgtcctattttaaaatacagcagaGAAATTACCATGCATTCTCCAATGACAGAGAACTTTATTATGAAACAGAGCTCAGTTTTGGCACACTGGTAATAGTTTCAGAAACCATGTCATGTACTATACAGAGAAGAAATGTAGCAGAGTAATTAGGAGCACTGCCTTTGGAGCCAAACATTTGAAGATTTATATTCTATATCTACTCTCCTTTTAGCTGTGTAAGCCTTACTAAATCACTGACTTCAATGTTTCCATTTCCACAACTCCACAAGATAATTAATATATCCAGGTCCATacagtttaataaatattgaatcatttaAGGCAGTACTAATAAATGCTGACCATTATCATTAGAATATTTCTATTCCTGCAATATTTTTAATACACGATGGCTTTCTCTGAAAGATTATTCAATTGTGTTTTACAAATTACTTTTGGTTAATTTAATTGATGAACACACAAACAATTAAGGGAAAACTCAGAactataaggacacatggaccaaatcAAATAGAAATGGgatctggggaggggggtggctaTGGATCGGCTGAGGGATGtagtgtggggaaaatggagacaattgtacttgaacaacaataaaaaaaagcattttgcaATTTTGGAAACACATTGGTATATGTTAACCTTGGAGAAGATTTGGataactttgaaaaatgaaggaaatggaaataccTTAGCAATTGTTAACAGTTTGGAATGTGTTCTTGTACACCACTGGTTATGAAAGTAGGTATGTACATCTATTACATATATAAGCAAgatttctgtcctttttatttaccttttgcaGTTTTCTGTACATATTTACATGTTTAACATTTGCATTGAATTCAGAGATGAATGTGTTTTTAGTATATGGtcaaaaaatcaaacttttatGACAGAATGCTTTGGACCTGAAATTTTGTAAATtcatcaatttaaaaatctttgtgcaGGGATACCAGGAGATAAGTAGTATATCTTTAGTGGCCACTTTCCAAAAATGTTAAATCTTTACCTTTTTGTGATGTAGCAATAAATCTCAGTAAACTTCCTTTTAATGCTCTGTGtatgtttaaatttattgtcTATTTCTCAATATTTATAGGCTTCTTGTGgtcattcaaaataaatttttaaactaaattcttGATTCATTGTTTTGTATTCTACAAGACATGTTGTAAAGCTAAGAGTTGAAAAATTTTGTGGCAAACTAGAATTTAGGTAGAATGCTAAAATTTCATTATATTCCATTTTTTCCTGTACATAATCtgtaatttcttttatatttctgttatttgagggttatttaaaaacatactttttcattttctacatatgtgtatttttgaaaaccactttattgaagtatacttgacatttaaaatttgcACATATTTGATGTATGCATTTTGTGGAATTTTCCAAAAGTATACACCAATACATATTAGTTTGTCAAATTTTTACCCAAAAGGTCATAGCATGGTCTTATCAACAGGGCCCTTATCTTTGCACCTTGATGAGcaaaaagtgggatcactggggcaaaagacaattccattttttaaattttgaggaaactccatactgtttttcatagtactgCATAGTCAGCATTTTCAGAAAGAGTGAACAAGAGTTCTCTTTCTTTTACAttgtcaccaacacttgttgtttgttgatttattgataatggctattctgataggtgtgaggtgacatctcataaCTGTGGTTTGAACTggtatctctctgatgattactgacactgaatatttcttcaaatgtcttttggccatctgtatgtcctcctttggagaagtgtctattcaggtcttttgactatttcttaattgggttcgttcactttctggtgttgagttgtgtaagttttcCATACTCCTACAGATTaaaccccttgtcagatgtatcattggtaaatatgtaaTTCCATACAACAggtacccttttcattttgttgatggtttcttttgctgtacagaagcaattatttaaatactgtgcatcattatttttagaactgaactttcatcttttttattttactaattcaaaagagtcaactaagtgtctatcagtagatgaatggataaaataactggcaatttacactatggaatactacttgttcataaaaaaagaaaatcttatctttgctacagcatggatggacctagagagcattatgcaaagtggaagaagccagtcagagaaagacaaataccatatgatttcactcaactgaactaacaagcgaaATAGacacagattcatagatagagaggaCGTTGACCACTGTTTTGGATTTGGGGGTTGAAGGCATTGAGCCAAAAACATGGAGGACCCTCGAACAAGAACAACATTGTGGTGACTacctgggagggggtgggtagaATGGAAGAGAGTATAAGGAggataaacagtaatggaaaaaataataaataataacatttaaaaagtggatCTTTATCCACACCTAAAATTATCTTCTGAATGTTGAGAGCATTAACAGACTTCCCTATAAAAGTTCCTTTTAACAGATGTTTTAAGAATCCTCACCAAAGAGtatgtttattggttttggaaagaaggaaagacagaacaagagagagaaacatcaatgtggcaaagaaacatcaataagttgcctcttatatgtgcccctactggggatcaaaTAAGCAACCAATTTTTCCACCCAgccagggaattgaacccaaaactTTTGTtgtatggaatgacactccaaacaactgagaaccccgcccccaccacgGCAGTTAGAGACACTTTCATATCTGCAAGAAGAACAATTTCATGTGCAGGAAGTGATCCAATATTCACAAGaacattttaaacttattttcagtgtatatatctttatctatctctctatccatctatctatctatctatctatcctatttatagagggaaagggagggagaaagagaaacagagaaacatcagtctgtgatgacctcttgtacacccccacctgggaacctggcctgcaactcatgggccctaaactgggaattgaaccagcaactgtttggttctcaagccagcactcaatcccctgagccacacagccagggctcagtctatatcttttcaaattattcctttgtttctacatcttgaaaaaataataccCAACATAAAATTATAGCTTTCTTTCCATACTTTTTAAGTCCATATACAAGAAAACATTTGACtatatataaaaactttataaCCCACCCCCCTCTGCAGCCCTAGTAGTGTCAACGGGAGGCAAGAATGACCGCTGGGTCCACCAAAGCCTACCCACTGCTGCATTCCCACCTCCAGCCTGAATATCCCACTACCATTGCCATTATGCCCAAGAGAAAGGTTGAGGGGCATTTTCAAGGACATAAAGCCAAGATGAAGGATGAACCACAGAGAAGATCCACCAGGTCATTGGCCAAACCTACTCCTCCAAAGCCAGAGCCCAAGCCTAAAAAGGCCCCTGCCAAGAAGGGATAGAAGGTACtcacagaggaaaagggaaaaactgaCGCTGGCAAGGATTGGAATTACCCTGCAGAGAATGGAGATGCCAAAACAGACCAGGCACAGAAAGCTGAAGGTGGTGGAGAGGCCAAGTGAAGTGTATTTCTGGTGACTGTACagtttgaaatactatttttatcaagttttataaaaatgcaggATTTTGTCTTACCTTTTTTCAAGCTATATTGTTAGCACCCAGAACACTTCATTATTGTTTCTGAAAGAAGGACATGTAATATTATCAATAGAAAGTCTGCAAAACTGGACTAACATAGGGAAAAAACGCCATTCCCTTCTAGTTTTGACAGACTTCCTCTTGGTTCCTGGGAGGAGGGACTCCTTGATGTTGACACACATTAGCCATCTTGGTACAGACACCTTGCGGTGtgggaaaactaaaattaatttttatgtccttttctcaTTCTCAACTTTAAGCATAGACTTGACTCCCTAAAGCCCAGAGACCTCTTGAGACCTGAACCGCCAAAACTTGGTTACCAGTATGTTGGGCAATCTGGACTTTACAGTGTCACCATGGAGATGGCATCCCTCAAAAGAGCAGCAGTTCTCTTTCTACCTTGTGCACCTACAGACTGACAATTCTGCcattttcattgcatttcctGAAAGTCAGAATCAGTAGGTGAAAAGCTGTTATACAACATACTAATGTGAAATGTCAACCCCCACTCTAAACTCTCCCCATTCAGAGCAGCAGATGAAGACCCCATTGGGTTTTGTAGTGGCTTTCTGATTTCAGCAGTCCACTGAAGAAGGGAGTTTGAAAGTTGTTGTACACTGTTAACAATTGTCTGCCTATGTCCTGCCTGAAATACCATGAGTGTTTATGAAAAGTATCTTTAATAAAGCTGGATacagtttgaaaaaaaagagaacacttgATTGTATACAAAGGACAACAAAATAGTTAAACAAATTGTAAAAGTACTGCTATGTAGAAGAGTGGGGTGATTGCCAAACCAAAATGAGGAGCCAACACCATATTTTCCTTGTGATGCTTTAAAACACTTGTCAACTGATGACCCATTAGAGAGAAGCTGGTGATGGGGCACAAGTCCACGCACAAGACGAGACATTGTGGGTTTATCAAAGGCTGATGTAACATTGGTCATAATGTGTCATGGAATCTTGCTCACAAAATGGGTGCTGGAGGCTAAACATACAGTGTAGTAGTAATTATGTAAAACTGTAGATTCATACATAtgcattaataaaggaaaaaataattgtggGGAATTGCTCAAAATGTTATAACATTTCACACCTGttctcattttgttctttgaattttgttgcattctaattattttctaatgaacAGTGATAGTGTGATAGTATCACACAGgtgaacataaaaatatttcattgtgaaaaatgaattaatcCATCCTTGATGGTTTCAGTGACAGAGCAATTGCAGATGTCTCTACAATGGCTTCTCCACCAATCCAGTTAAAAACTTCAAGGATCACAAAAAAGGATGAAACCAGGCTCTTCATTGTGTGCCATCTAAGGAAAAAGGCAACTATTTCCTCAAACATGAGATAGTGGAATTTAGTTCCTGAGCTTTTGTCCTTGGAAACATGCCAGAAAAGATTCCTTGGAGACTGGTCCCCAGGGAAGAGCAatgttgtgttttcctgaatcctCAGTTATTATGAGGTGCCCTGGAAGACAGATGAGAAATACTCTGCTCCACTTGTGTTCACAACAGCTGCCTGAATTCCCTTTCAGACACAACTTCCTGCAGATTTTCTGCGTGACCAGTGCCTTCACAAAATTCTaagttcagattttctttttttcaactcAAAATAAAGCAAGATGAGTggtcaaaaatttataaataatttaaatcagaGGAAAGAATGCATTGCAGAAATTTTTGACCCAAatagttttcacattttatttgtgaGAAAAAGCTGAGGTTGACAAGGTTCTTGCCTGATAATATTGGAAGAAGGTTTGTTTTTCCACAACCATCTTTGGCTTTTGGTAAGTATTACTTTCTaaatttaagagttttatttaGGATCAGATAAAAGAGGGTATTACCAGAaaagtatacatacacatatcacTTAAACCTTACCCCAAATAATGCCAGATTCGGTGAGACCAGAAGTATAGCATTGATGAAATTATGTTCTACAAGtaagataaatgttttaaaaatatattctttggagaaattagatTTTGAATATTATACCTCAGAAACATATCTTCTGGAAATGAATACTAACATGTGGTCTGTAATTTTGATCTCCTACATTTGAAATTTGTTTGTGattacaattaaataattttctaaacaaAAGAACAGTAAATGATGCgcaaaaattctttttctattattattatacatcaaccattttcttacattttctgaaattataaacagaaacacagaaaatgaggCTATTCTCTGAAGTCTCTCTATCTTGGTAGAATGAGAGAGTCAATATTTAATAGCTGTGACTCTCAATAAGTTATGCAAACTGTCTGGTTTcttaatctcatttaaaaaatgtggataaTAGTAGCACTCCTCACATAATATTCTCATGTgaagtaaatatattaataagaaaaagccTTTGGAAGAATGTCAGGCTTACTCTAATTACACAAAATGATAGTTTTCATTATATCATGCCCAAGGGTCAATGTATGTCCATTTCTGTATTTTGTGATCAAATTTATATTCCTCATTACATTCTGTAAACCACTtgttattataaatgttttatatactaATCTAATATATAAGTCGACATTTATGAACTCATTCCAGCCAGGTATCACCTCTCTTTCTCCACAGTTTGAAGCAGTGGACAGAATGGACAGAAGGAATAACACACATGTGTCTGACTTCATCCTTATGGGGCTGACAGAATCTGAAGAGATCCAGCTTGTCCTCTTTATCATATTTCTCATCATATACCTGGTCAGTGTCCAGGGAAACACAGGGATGATACTGATCATCCACCTGGATCTCCAGCTTCACACccccatgtatttttttctcagtcacCTGTCATTTCTTGACCTTACTTACTCAACAGCCATCACACCTAAAACCTTACAGAACTTACTGACCTCCACAAAGCACATTTCATACATAAGCTGCTTCAcccaaatgtactttttaatcttCTTGGGTACTgttgaatgttttcttctctccttgaTGGCATATGATCGCTATGTAGCTATCTGCAATCCTCTGCACTACTCTGTTGTTATGTCCAAAAGACTCTGCTACTCCCTCATCTTTGGGTCCTATTTCATTGGCTTTACAAACTCTATGATCAAtgtgcttttcatgagcagactGGATTTCTGTGACTCCAATGTAATCCATCACTTTCTCTGTGACACTTCCCCAATCCTAGACCTGTCCTGCACTGACACACGTGGTGTGGAAATCACGATATTCATTTTTGCTGGCTCTACTCTAATGGTTTCTCTTATCACAATATCTGTGTCTTACCTGTCCATTCTGACTACTGTACTGAAAATTACTTCCACTTCAGGAAAGCGAAAAGCCTTCTCTACATGTGCCTCCCATCTCCTGGGAGTCACCATCTTTTATGGCACtaccatttttacatatttaaaaccaCGCAAGTCCTATACCTTGGGCAAAGATCAAGTGGCTTCTGTGTTTTATACTATTGTGATTCCCATGctgaatccactcatttacagccttaggaataaagaagtgaaaaatgctCTCAAAAGACTCATGCAGAAGAGACAGGACTTCAGGCAATTAAAGTAACATCATTTCTAAACAGTtaacttttctctcctttcctgtggaGTATGTTCTTGTTCTCTCCAAAAAGCAATGAAgtcctttcatttgtttgtatttctgttgaaCCATTCTTTACTTAATCAAATATAATATTGGCCATCTCCAAAAGCATGTCCATTGAAATTCATATTATAATTACAAgccataaaatatgtgttaaaaacATGGCCCATTGTTTTTAAGGGCAACTTAtcctgaaaatgagaaaatattaatgtcctattttaaaatacagcacaGATATTACCATGCATTCTCCAATGACAGAGAACTTTATTATGAAACAGAGCTCAGTTTTGGCACACTGGTAATAGTTTCAGGAACCATGTCATGTATTATATAGAGAAGAAATGTAGCAGAGTAATTAGGAGCACTGCCTTTGAAGCCAAGCATTTGAAGATTTGTAGTCCATATCTACTCCTCTTTTAGCTGTGTAAGCGTTAATAAATGACTGACTTCAATGTTTCCATTTCCACAACTCCACAAGATAATTAATATATCCAGGTCCAtacagttttaataaatattgaatcatttaAGGCAATACTAATAAATGCTGGCCATTATCATTAGAATATTTCTAATCCTgcaatatttttaatacacaATGGCTTTCTCTTAAAGATTATTCACTTGTTCTTTGTAAATTACTTTTGGTTAATTTAATTGATGAACACACAAACAATTAAGGGGAAACTCAGAACtacaaggacacatggaccaaaccaagtggatctggggaggggagtgggtatGGATGGGCTGGGGGATGTAGtcgggggaaaatggagacaattgtacttgagcaacaataaaaaaagcattttgcAATTTTCGAAACACATCAGTATATGTTAACACTGAAGAAGATTTGGATACCttggaaaaattaaggaaatggaAATACCTTAGCAATTGTTAACAGTTTGGAATGTGTTCTTCTACACCACTGGTTATGAAAGTAGGTATGTACATCTATTACATATATAAGCAAgatttctgtcctttttatttaccttttgcaGTTTTCAGTACATGTTTACATGTTTAACATTTGTCATTGAATTCAGAGATGAATGTGTTTTTAGTATATGGTCAAAAAATCAAGACTTTTATGACAGAATGCTTTGGACCTGAAATTTTGTAAATTCATcgatttaaaaatctttgtgcaGTGATATATCTTTAGTGGccactttctaaaaatgta is a genomic window of Phyllostomus discolor isolate MPI-MPIP mPhyDis1 chromosome 6, mPhyDis1.pri.v3, whole genome shotgun sequence containing:
- the LOC114490201 gene encoding olfactory receptor 8H1-like, whose translation is MDRRNNTHVSDFILMGLTESEEIQLVLFIIFLIIYLVSVQGNTGMILIIHLDLQLHTPMYFFLSHLSFLDLTYSTAITPKTLQNLLTSTKHISYISCFTQMYFLIFLGTVECFLLSLMAYDRYVAICNPLHYSVVMSKRLCYSLIFGSYFIGFTNSMINVLFMSRLDFCDSNVIHHFLCDTSPILDLSCTDTRGVEITIFIFAGSTLMVSLITISVSYLSILTTVLKITSTSGKRKAFSTCASHLLGVTIFYGTTIFTYLKPRKSYTLGKDQVASVFYTIVIPMLNPLIYSLRNKEVKNALKRLMQKRQDFRQLK
- the LOC114490202 gene encoding olfactory receptor 8H1-like, which gives rise to MDRRNNTHVSDFILMGLTESEEIQLVLCIIFLIIYLVSVLGNTGMILIIHLDIQLHTPMYFFLSHLSFLDLTYSTAITPKTLQNLLTSTKHISYISCFTQMYFFIFLGAVECFLLSLMAYDRYVAICNPLHYSVVMSKRLCYSLIFGSYFIGFTESIANVLCISRLDFCDSNVIHHFFCDISPILDLSCTDTRGVEIMIFIFAGSTLMVSLITISVSYLSILATVLKITSTSGKRKAFSTCASHLLGVTIFYGTTIFTYLKPRKSYTLGKDQVASVFYTIVIPMLNPLIYSLRNKEVKNALKRLMQKRQNFRQLK